One stretch of Bactrocera tryoni isolate S06 unplaced genomic scaffold, CSIRO_BtryS06_freeze2 scaffold_7, whole genome shotgun sequence DNA includes these proteins:
- the LOC120781860 gene encoding uncharacterized protein LOC120781860, producing MLVKLKSGNVIKLIEINTVTRAKDELDFICSKFGIAYNITIKFLDRDKVPIEEGQIVSTIKQFGSCSCFLLEILDKENHFNDKAISSSFEAIGNEALLDFLKEGDGAHILEK from the exons ATGTTGGTAAAATTGAAAAGTGGGAATGTGATAAAACTCATTGAAATAAACACAGTTACCAGAGCGAAAGATGAGCTTGATTTCA TTTGTTCAAAATTCGGCATTGCGTACAATATCACAATAAAATTTCTGGACCGGGATAAAGTTCCAATAGAGGAAGGCCAAATAGTATCTACAATTAAGCAGTTTGGAAGTTGCTCCTGTTTTTTGCTAGAAATTTTAGACAAAG aaaatcatttcaatgacAAGGCAATAAGCTCTAGTTTTGAAGCTATCGGAAATGAA GCATTATTGGACTTTCTTAAGGAAGGTGATGGTGCTCATATACTGGAGaaataa
- the LOC120781848 gene encoding uncharacterized protein LOC120781848: protein MKHFIVLLIFAKTFESANIYKGILDSKKQTVAVALSSQNNEPDLINRRFCFNCGGDWKSEHKSKCPTNDHTCQCEKKGHFRKMCRPNKNKPESYASESKANGKQREKWQCCQHILRNFAKEFNIHYLTKL from the exons ATGAAACACTTTATCGTGTTATTGATATTTGCAAAAACATTTGAGTCGGCAAATATTTACAAGGGCATTTTGGATTCCAAGAAACAAACAGTTGCTGTTGCGCTATCATCGCAGAACAATGAACCGGATTTAATCAATCGTCGTTTCTGTTTCAACTGTGGTGGTGATTGGAAATCGGAGCACAAAAGCAAATGTCCAACCAATGATCACACATGTCAATGTGAGAAGAAGGGACATTTTCGCAAGATGTGTCGACCTAATAAAAACAAACCAGAATCATATGCATCAGAGTCGAAGGCAAATGGAAAACAACGAGAGAAATGGCAG TGTTGCCAACACATCCTAAGGAATTTTgcgaaagaattcaacattcattatttGACGAAATTGTGA